A single region of the Austwickia chelonae genome encodes:
- the cpaB gene encoding Flp pilus assembly protein CpaB: MALPTRASSLAPSPEDAPYPLRRGATMPRTSSRSRTWKRATARRVIAGSCALAACWLTVHQVEARSAPEEHTTLVATRDLPVGHVLTLDDLSRVPVPRRIMPTSALDDLATAVGRTTTASITRGEILTSPRVRAEALALPEGRRALHLPLGDSGALVRLSPGDHVDVVAVRDGSVLAADAVVLDVDKASSGPFGAAPQSDRGLTVSVSTAQVGPVINAGLGGSTRGVHIVSRGVTTDAGKN, from the coding sequence ATGGCTCTCCCCACCCGCGCCTCCAGTCTTGCCCCTTCCCCAGAGGATGCCCCGTACCCCCTCCGGCGGGGGGCCACGATGCCGCGCACCTCGTCCCGGTCACGCACCTGGAAACGGGCCACCGCGCGCCGCGTCATCGCAGGATCCTGCGCCCTGGCCGCCTGCTGGCTGACAGTGCATCAAGTCGAAGCCCGTTCCGCGCCCGAAGAACACACCACCCTGGTCGCCACCCGGGATCTACCCGTCGGGCATGTTCTGACCCTTGATGACCTGAGCCGGGTACCGGTCCCCCGCCGGATCATGCCGACCTCGGCCCTCGACGACCTCGCAACAGCCGTCGGCCGCACCACCACCGCGAGCATCACCCGCGGTGAAATCCTCACCTCACCTCGGGTACGGGCCGAAGCCCTGGCCCTGCCCGAAGGCCGCCGCGCGCTGCACCTTCCCCTGGGCGACAGCGGCGCGCTGGTCCGGCTCAGCCCCGGCGACCATGTGGATGTCGTAGCCGTCCGCGACGGAAGCGTCCTCGCCGCAGACGCAGTGGTCCTCGACGTCGACAAAGCCTCTTCCGGTCCCTTCGGGGCAGCACCGCAGAGCGACCGCGGGCTCACGGTCTCTGTCTCGACAGCCCAAGTAGGACCAGTCATCAATGCTGGACTGGGTGGAAGTACCCGAGGTGTTCACATCGTCTCCCGAGGCGTGACGACGGACGCAGGAAAAAACTGA
- the mscL gene encoding large conductance mechanosensitive channel protein MscL, with translation MLKGFKEFIMRGNVVDLAIAVVIGAAFQKVVDTFVSAIVTPILNAMPGAKVEGWGFQLLADKPNTLINFSTIINSVIVFLMTAAVVYFIFVVPMNKLAERRARGKEPEPKAVSEEVLLLQEIRDELRKRA, from the coding sequence ATGCTCAAAGGCTTCAAAGAATTCATCATGCGCGGCAATGTCGTCGATCTGGCGATCGCCGTGGTCATCGGTGCGGCATTCCAGAAGGTCGTCGACACTTTCGTCTCGGCCATCGTGACCCCCATCCTGAACGCGATGCCCGGAGCAAAGGTCGAGGGGTGGGGCTTCCAGCTTCTCGCCGACAAGCCCAACACCTTGATCAATTTCTCCACGATCATCAACTCGGTGATCGTCTTCCTCATGACGGCGGCAGTGGTCTACTTCATCTTCGTCGTCCCGATGAACAAGCTCGCCGAGCGGCGGGCCCGCGGCAAGGAGCCGGAGCCCAAGGCCGTCTCCGAAGAGGTTCTTCTCCTGCAGGAGATCCGCGACGAGCTGCGCAAGCGCGCCTGA
- a CDS encoding transposase family protein: MLVYPVGLAMSTTTLDLLTNALHRHRAAAKVIWRRLSARDQALLVLAYLHDNPTYTALAAGFRIGVATVFWYIREACQVLAAIAPTLDQALVVAQAKAYLVLDDTVIPTDRVRMTKHGTDREYFSGKVHHHGMNVQVIAGPLGELLWTSAALPGARHDITAARQHQLPEKLATLTTARKAVLTDRGYLGIGSGIPVPIRAVRRNQATGHFERRDLARNKKAYNAAHGRLRACSERSNTQLKSWHVLRRLRSSPEQATPIVTAVTTLITTGQPAR; the protein is encoded by the coding sequence ATGCTTGTCTACCCCGTCGGTCTGGCCATGTCCACCACCACCCTGGATCTGCTCACCAACGCGCTGCACCGGCATCGGGCCGCGGCCAAAGTGATCTGGCGTCGGCTCTCAGCCCGCGATCAAGCCCTGCTGGTGCTGGCCTATCTGCATGACAATCCGACCTACACCGCCCTGGCAGCCGGGTTCAGAATCGGCGTTGCGACCGTCTTCTGGTACATCCGCGAGGCCTGCCAGGTATTGGCCGCGATAGCTCCCACCCTCGATCAGGCCCTGGTCGTGGCGCAAGCGAAGGCCTACCTCGTCCTGGACGACACCGTCATCCCCACCGACCGGGTCAGGATGACCAAGCACGGCACCGACCGCGAGTACTTCTCCGGTAAGGTCCACCACCACGGCATGAACGTCCAGGTCATCGCCGGCCCCCTCGGAGAACTGCTGTGGACCTCAGCAGCCCTACCCGGCGCCCGGCACGACATCACGGCCGCCCGGCAGCATCAACTCCCCGAGAAACTAGCGACCTTGACCACCGCCAGGAAAGCGGTCCTGACCGACCGTGGCTACCTCGGTATCGGCTCCGGGATCCCCGTCCCGATCCGCGCCGTCCGCCGCAACCAGGCCACCGGCCACTTCGAACGACGCGACCTCGCGCGCAACAAGAAGGCCTACAACGCCGCCCACGGACGGCTGCGCGCCTGCAGCGAACGCAGCAACACCCAACTCAAGTCTTGGCACGTGCTCCGACGCCTACGCTCCTCACCCGAACAGGCCACGCCCATCGTCACCGCCGTCACCACCCTCATCACCACAGGTCAACCCGCCAGATGA
- a CDS encoding endonuclease III domain-containing protein has protein sequence MDGVPLRSLYELLRAATVKGEWWPAETRFEIFVGAVLTQNVSWINVGYSLAKLRTARLLDAEPLANADPTVLRELIRPSGYMRAKSRCLIDTANWYLATDDLTHGYSDEELRASLLEVKGIGPETADDILLYAYRRPVFIWDIYARRLLAAAGHEVPSSYESTRRQLGHLVTDGGFTTEQLAEFHGFIVDAGKQARRAGGWEAYLRTLRCSTSRISSEQPARPVSS, from the coding sequence GTGGACGGTGTCCCGTTGCGTTCTTTGTACGAGCTTCTTCGAGCTGCCACGGTGAAGGGCGAGTGGTGGCCGGCGGAGACGCGATTCGAGATCTTCGTGGGTGCTGTCCTGACGCAGAATGTGTCGTGGATCAATGTGGGTTATTCGCTCGCGAAGCTCCGTACGGCAAGGCTGCTCGACGCAGAACCGCTGGCGAACGCCGACCCGACTGTCCTGCGAGAGCTCATCAGGCCGTCGGGTTATATGCGGGCCAAATCGCGATGTCTCATCGACACTGCGAACTGGTATCTCGCCACCGATGATCTGACACACGGCTACTCGGACGAAGAGTTGCGTGCCAGTCTGCTCGAGGTCAAAGGCATCGGCCCGGAGACGGCGGATGACATCCTGCTCTACGCCTACCGCAGGCCTGTCTTCATCTGGGACATCTACGCCCGCCGGCTCCTGGCCGCGGCCGGGCACGAGGTCCCGTCGTCGTACGAGTCGACTCGTCGGCAGTTGGGACATCTCGTCACCGACGGCGGGTTCACCACGGAGCAGCTGGCCGAATTCCACGGGTTCATCGTCGATGCCGGGAAGCAGGCACGGCGAGCCGGTGGCTGGGAGGCCTACCTGCGGACGCTTCGGTGCTCTACATCCCGGATCAGCTCAGAACAACCGGCCCGCCCGGTCAGCTCCTGA
- a CDS encoding methylated-DNA--[protein]-cysteine S-methyltransferase translates to MTTTRRHAHVATVLGELLLVTDAENLVGVYFPDHRHPPSATEIGERTDEEADEVIAWTARELREYLSGERRVFDIPTAAAGNEFSERVWALLREIPYGATTTYGALAEELGNKAFAQRVGQAVGRNPLSIVVPCHRVVGADGSLTGFAGGLDRKRFLLGLEESGADRAGRLF, encoded by the coding sequence ATGACGACGACGCGCAGGCATGCTCATGTCGCGACCGTTCTCGGCGAGCTCCTGCTCGTCACCGACGCGGAGAATCTGGTCGGGGTCTACTTTCCCGACCACCGCCATCCGCCTTCGGCCACCGAGATCGGTGAGCGGACCGACGAAGAAGCGGACGAGGTGATCGCCTGGACTGCGCGGGAGTTGCGTGAATATCTGAGCGGAGAACGTCGTGTCTTCGACATCCCGACCGCTGCTGCCGGGAACGAATTCTCCGAACGGGTGTGGGCCCTGCTCCGGGAGATCCCTTACGGGGCGACGACGACCTATGGGGCGTTGGCCGAGGAGTTGGGCAATAAGGCCTTTGCGCAGCGAGTGGGGCAGGCCGTCGGGCGTAATCCCTTGAGCATCGTCGTCCCCTGTCATCGAGTGGTCGGTGCGGACGGGTCGTTGACCGGTTTCGCCGGGGGGCTCGATCGAAAACGTTTCCTGCTGGGGCTGGAGGAGTCAGGAGCTGACCGGGCGGGCCGGTTGTTCTGA
- a CDS encoding VOC family protein, translated as MAQQLNPYLTFDGNCAEAMDFYARALGGDVRVMTFRESGMELDGVMHAALETPAGFHLYASDTAEGMGLPYQPGNNVQISISGQDGDALRGYWAALSEGGRTLMPLERQMWGDDYGLLADRFGILWHVNISGEQG; from the coding sequence ATGGCGCAGCAGCTCAATCCGTATCTGACCTTCGACGGCAATTGCGCCGAGGCAATGGACTTCTACGCCCGCGCCCTGGGCGGCGACGTCCGGGTCATGACCTTCCGAGAATCCGGGATGGAGCTGGACGGCGTCATGCATGCCGCGCTGGAAACCCCGGCAGGCTTCCATCTCTACGCCAGCGACACGGCCGAGGGCATGGGCCTGCCCTACCAGCCAGGTAACAACGTGCAGATCAGCATCTCCGGTCAGGACGGGGACGCCTTGCGCGGCTACTGGGCCGCACTCTCCGAAGGCGGCCGCACCCTGATGCCCTTGGAACGTCAGATGTGGGGCGACGACTACGGTCTCCTGGCCGACCGGTTCGGCATCCTCTGGCATGTCAACATCTCCGGCGAACAAGGCTGA
- a CDS encoding type I restriction endonuclease, with amino-acid sequence MAGVEESLGQLAKRARGYGASLATEEATKNAIVMPFISQVLGYDVFNPEEVIPEFVADLGLKKGEKIDYAIKHADRVHMLIEVKKVGEELSLAHASQLVRYFHTSDARIGVLTNGLDWRFYTDLDKPNIMDERPFLQLDLNDIDPSTLPHLTKMTKAAFDLDSVIAAAEELKYVSAIKREIADEISSPSEDFVRLFTKRVYHGYLNARAVEQFTVLTEKAAKQYINDRVNARLKTALADQAPLIGVSPEVEATTSVIPSEGTNAPGENPQEKKPDISTTEEELEAFRIVRAIVAGIVPAQRVFIRDAQSYCSVFLDDNNRKPIVRLYFNGRIKRLGVFDANKDQVKVDIETLEDIYGHAEVIRQIVAHYVSL; translated from the coding sequence ATGGCTGGCGTTGAAGAATCACTCGGGCAACTCGCAAAGAGAGCGCGCGGATATGGTGCGAGCCTGGCAACAGAGGAAGCCACGAAGAACGCCATCGTCATGCCGTTCATCTCTCAGGTGCTCGGGTACGACGTCTTCAACCCTGAAGAGGTCATTCCTGAGTTCGTCGCTGATCTGGGATTGAAAAAGGGTGAAAAAATTGACTATGCGATCAAGCATGCAGATCGGGTGCACATGCTCATCGAGGTCAAGAAAGTAGGGGAGGAGCTCTCGCTGGCACATGCCAGTCAGCTCGTTCGTTACTTCCATACCTCTGACGCTCGGATAGGGGTCCTGACCAATGGCCTCGACTGGCGGTTCTACACCGATCTTGACAAGCCGAACATCATGGACGAGCGTCCTTTCCTGCAATTGGACCTCAATGACATCGATCCTTCCACGCTTCCTCATCTGACGAAGATGACCAAGGCAGCTTTCGATCTGGACTCAGTCATCGCTGCGGCAGAAGAACTCAAGTACGTCTCAGCGATCAAGCGAGAAATAGCCGATGAAATATCTTCTCCAAGTGAAGATTTCGTTCGGCTCTTTACCAAGCGTGTTTACCACGGCTACCTTAACGCCCGAGCTGTTGAACAGTTCACCGTGCTGACCGAGAAAGCTGCTAAGCAGTACATCAACGACCGTGTTAATGCCCGGCTCAAGACTGCACTCGCCGACCAGGCGCCTTTGATCGGGGTCTCTCCTGAAGTCGAAGCCACCACCTCTGTCATTCCTTCGGAAGGAACGAATGCGCCGGGCGAGAACCCTCAGGAGAAGAAGCCTGACATTTCCACGACCGAAGAAGAGCTCGAAGCCTTCCGGATCGTCAGAGCGATCGTGGCCGGAATCGTGCCAGCTCAGCGGGTCTTCATCAGAGACGCACAGAGTTATTGCTCAGTTTTTCTCGACGACAACAATCGGAAACCGATCGTGCGGCTCTACTTCAACGGCCGAATCAAGCGCCTCGGAGTATTCGACGCGAACAAGGACCAGGTGAAGGTCGATATCGAGACGCTCGAGGACATCTACGGGCATGCCGAGGTGATCCGGCAGATCGTCGCGCATTACGTCAGTCTCTGA
- a CDS encoding Rrf2 family transcriptional regulator, whose protein sequence is MRLEVTRRAGLAVRALAALAPPGTRLKAGDLATALDTTAGFIPQVIGPLVRAGWVHSIPGPTGGYVLSEAATHLSVLDVVEAVDGPTDTGRCVVEDHPCGSTGAPCALHRAWSTARATLLDELATTPALSA, encoded by the coding sequence ATGCGACTTGAAGTTACGCGGCGAGCCGGGCTGGCCGTACGCGCGCTCGCCGCACTCGCGCCGCCGGGAACCCGCCTCAAGGCCGGCGATCTCGCCACCGCGCTCGACACCACCGCCGGCTTCATACCCCAGGTCATCGGACCCCTCGTCAGAGCAGGATGGGTCCACTCGATCCCGGGGCCCACCGGCGGATATGTCCTGAGTGAGGCCGCCACCCACCTCAGCGTCCTGGATGTCGTCGAAGCCGTCGACGGGCCGACCGACACCGGAAGGTGCGTCGTCGAAGACCACCCCTGTGGCAGCACAGGGGCCCCCTGTGCCCTCCACCGGGCCTGGTCGACCGCCCGCGCCACCCTGCTCGACGAACTGGCCACGACCCCTGCTCTCTCAGCCTGA
- the ric gene encoding iron-sulfur cluster repair di-iron protein, which translates to MPVDPTATLGTLVTDDPRRSRVLEEQGLDYCCNGGRSLEEACAAAELDPVQIAALLDLPDPEPAPAWQSFGIAELAQHILLVHHQYLWDEMPRLGELVDKVVRVHGENHPELAQVGADYAALVADLSSHLTKEERILFPAIIALGTPGAPAPLGCGLRGPITQMMYEHDVAGDLLRSIRATTQDYTLPEDACGSYRMMFSRLEQMEADLHEHIHKENNVLFPRVLEMEEA; encoded by the coding sequence ATGCCCGTCGACCCCACCGCAACCCTCGGCACCCTGGTCACCGACGACCCGCGCCGCAGCCGCGTCCTCGAAGAACAGGGCCTCGACTACTGCTGCAATGGCGGCCGGAGCCTTGAAGAGGCCTGTGCTGCTGCAGAACTCGACCCGGTCCAGATCGCCGCGCTGCTCGACCTGCCCGACCCCGAACCGGCACCGGCCTGGCAGTCCTTCGGCATCGCCGAACTCGCCCAGCACATCCTGCTCGTCCACCACCAGTACCTGTGGGACGAGATGCCCCGCCTCGGTGAACTCGTCGACAAGGTCGTTCGCGTCCACGGGGAGAACCACCCCGAGCTGGCCCAGGTCGGCGCCGACTACGCGGCGCTGGTCGCCGATCTGTCCAGCCACTTGACCAAGGAGGAGCGAATTCTCTTCCCCGCCATCATCGCCCTGGGCACACCGGGAGCCCCTGCACCTCTGGGATGTGGGCTGCGCGGACCGATCACCCAGATGATGTACGAACACGACGTGGCCGGAGACCTGCTCCGCTCCATCAGGGCCACCACCCAGGACTACACCCTCCCCGAGGATGCCTGTGGCTCGTACCGGATGATGTTCTCCCGCCTGGAACAGATGGAAGCAGACCTGCACGAGCACATCCACAAGGAGAACAATGTGCTCTTCCCCCGGGTATTGGAGATGGAAGAAGCGTGA
- a CDS encoding amino acid ABC transporter ATP-binding protein, translating to MSRPLLEITGVDKHFGDLHVLRAIDLSVAPGEVVALLGPSGSGKSTLCRTINGLEAIQAGTIIIDGQALPIEPRALAELRAEIGMVFQSFNLFTDLTVLENVTLGPLRVRKIPAAQAHKSAREILDRVGLGDQADKSPAQLSGGQQQRVAIARALAMHPKLMLFDEPTSALDPEMTAEVLEVMTDLARTGMTMLVVTHEMGFARKVADRVIFMANGQILEDTTPEAFFEKPRTERAKEFLEKTLD from the coding sequence GTGAGCAGACCACTCCTGGAGATCACCGGGGTCGACAAACACTTCGGCGACCTGCACGTTCTCAGAGCCATCGATCTCAGCGTCGCCCCCGGTGAGGTGGTCGCCCTGCTCGGGCCGTCCGGCTCAGGCAAGTCGACCCTGTGCCGCACGATCAACGGCTTGGAGGCCATCCAGGCCGGGACGATCATCATCGACGGGCAGGCTCTACCGATCGAACCCAGAGCGCTGGCCGAGCTCCGAGCCGAGATCGGCATGGTCTTCCAGTCGTTCAACCTGTTCACCGACCTGACCGTCCTGGAGAATGTCACTCTCGGGCCGCTGCGCGTCCGTAAGATCCCGGCCGCGCAGGCCCATAAGTCAGCCCGCGAGATTCTCGATCGAGTAGGCCTCGGGGACCAAGCCGACAAGTCGCCCGCTCAGCTCTCCGGCGGGCAACAGCAACGAGTCGCCATCGCCCGTGCACTGGCGATGCACCCGAAACTGATGCTCTTCGACGAGCCGACGTCAGCGCTGGACCCGGAGATGACCGCCGAGGTCCTGGAGGTCATGACCGACCTCGCCAGGACAGGTATGACCATGCTGGTCGTCACGCACGAGATGGGATTTGCGCGGAAAGTCGCCGACCGAGTGATCTTCATGGCCAACGGCCAGATCCTTGAGGACACCACCCCGGAAGCCTTCTTCGAGAAGCCCCGCACAGAGCGGGCAAAAGAATTCTTGGAGAAGACACTCGACTGA